One part of the Bacteroidales bacterium genome encodes these proteins:
- a CDS encoding HYR domain-containing protein: MGTTNVVWTITDGSGNTATCSYNVVVVDSQNPTIICATPAANYAANTGVCTYTVPGTALDPTSTGDNCTIASVINDYNSSYSLQGANFPLGITMVTWTIEDGSGNTASCSYNVVVVDSEIPAITCPANAVVTQHDEKDPFATGYATATDNCAGSVTITYTDNRDALNLCNATGVISRTWKATDAAGNIATCVQTITVQDIDDPLAICPSDITTSNDPGNCSAVVNFATNATDFGFTRDLKIPYGLAESMVLLHQ; this comes from the coding sequence TTGGGTACAACGAATGTTGTTTGGACTATAACTGATGGAAGTGGTAATACTGCAACCTGCAGTTATAATGTAGTAGTAGTAGATTCACAGAATCCGACGATCATTTGTGCCACACCAGCAGCGAATTATGCAGCTAATACAGGTGTTTGCACCTACACAGTGCCAGGAACAGCGCTTGATCCTACTTCAACAGGTGACAATTGCACAATAGCTTCAGTAATCAATGATTATAATTCCAGTTATTCCTTGCAGGGAGCAAACTTCCCACTGGGCATCACTATGGTAACTTGGACTATTGAAGATGGAAGTGGCAATACTGCAAGCTGCAGTTATAATGTAGTTGTTGTAGATTCTGAAATACCCGCCATCACCTGTCCTGCAAATGCAGTAGTCACTCAACATGATGAGAAGGATCCGTTTGCAACAGGATATGCCACAGCCACTGATAATTGTGCTGGAAGTGTAACGATAACCTATACAGATAATCGTGATGCACTTAATCTATGCAATGCAACAGGTGTAATATCGCGTACCTGGAAAGCAACAGATGCAGCCGGGAATATTGCCACCTGTGTTCAAACCATAACTGTACAGGATATTGATGATCCATTGGCAATTTGCCCTTCAGACATAACTACCAGTAATGATCCAGGCAACTGTTCAGCAGTCGTTAATTTTGCAACCAATGCAACTGATTTTGGTTTTACCAGGGATTTGAAAATCCCTTATGGATTAGCGGAATCTATGGTATTACTCCATCAGTAG